One window of the Salmo salar unplaced genomic scaffold, Ssal_v3.1, whole genome shotgun sequence genome contains the following:
- the tmem243 gene encoding transmembrane protein 243 isoform X1 gives MDDFTPNDFTSRTYGTSGHDNRLLFGETSARDRAINLAFGGLTSLLVVVTVISSFVFPSLPPWPLNIFLAFCILLTCGSAMVLIVWYRQGDLDPKFRKLIYYMLASIMLLCLCANLYFHDVGRGT, from the exons ATGGATGACTTCACTCCCAATGATTTCACCTCCAGAACATATGGCACCAGCGGGCATGACAACAGACTGCTGTTTGGAGAAACCTCtgcacgg GACAGAGCCATCAACCTGGCGTTTGGAGGACTGACATCCCTGCTGGTTGTC GTAACGGTGATCAGTTCATTCGTGTTCCCCTCGTTGCCTCCCTGGCCACTCAACATCTTCTTGGCTTTCTGTATCCTGCTGACCTGCGGCTCGGCCATGGTGCTG ATTGTCTGGTACCGGCAGGGGGACTTGGATCCCAAGTTCAGGAAGTTAATCTACTACATGCTGGCCTCcatcatgctgctgtgtctctgtgctAACCTGTACTTCCACGATGTGGGCAGAGGGACGTGA